The following are from one region of the Mycolicibacterium helvum genome:
- a CDS encoding phosphoenolpyruvate carboxykinase (GTP) has product MTSATIPGLDTAPTKHHGLLAWVQEVAELTQPDRVVFADGSAEEYQRLCDQLVAAGTFTPLSDTEEPSSYLARSAPSDVARVESRTFICSERELDAGPTNNWMDPAEMRGLMTDLYRGSMRGRTLYVVPFCMGPLDADDPKLGVEITDSEYVVVSMRTMTRMGKAALDKIGEDGFFVKALHSIGAPLEDGQADVPWPCNDTKYITHFPETREIWSFGSGYGGNALLGKKCYSLRIASAMAHDEGWLAEHMLILKLISPENKAYFVAAAFPSACGKTNLAMLQPTIPGWRAETVGDDISWMRFGKDGRLYATNPEFGFFGVAPGTNWSSNPNAMKTVAAGNTVFTNVALTDEGGVWWEGLEGDPQHLIDWKGNDWTPDSDEKAAHPNSRYCTPMSQCPTLAPEWDDPQGVPISAILFGGRRKTTVPLVTQARDWQHGVFIGATLGSEQTAAAEGKVGTVRRDPMAMLPFLGYNVGDYFAHWIDLGKNADESKMPKIFFVNWFRRGDDGRFLWPGFGENSRVMKWIIERVEGKANGASTPIGIVPKAGDLDLEGLDVDAGDVDEALAVNIQEWRDELPLIEEWFEFVGEKLPTGVKDEFEALKQRLAESS; this is encoded by the coding sequence ATGACTTCAGCGACCATCCCAGGTTTGGATACGGCACCGACAAAGCATCACGGTCTCCTCGCTTGGGTCCAGGAGGTCGCCGAACTGACGCAGCCCGACCGGGTGGTCTTCGCCGATGGCTCCGCTGAGGAATACCAGCGGCTGTGCGACCAGCTGGTGGCTGCTGGCACCTTCACCCCGCTGAGTGACACCGAGGAGCCGAGCTCGTATCTGGCCCGCTCGGCGCCGTCCGATGTGGCACGCGTGGAGTCGCGGACGTTCATCTGCTCGGAGCGCGAGCTCGACGCCGGCCCCACGAACAACTGGATGGACCCCGCCGAGATGCGCGGCCTCATGACCGACCTGTACCGCGGCAGCATGCGTGGCCGCACCCTGTATGTGGTGCCGTTCTGCATGGGCCCGCTGGACGCCGACGATCCGAAGCTGGGCGTCGAGATCACGGACTCCGAATACGTCGTCGTGTCGATGCGCACGATGACCCGCATGGGCAAGGCCGCGCTGGACAAGATCGGCGAGGACGGATTCTTCGTCAAGGCGCTGCACTCGATCGGTGCGCCCCTGGAGGACGGGCAGGCTGACGTCCCGTGGCCGTGCAACGACACGAAGTACATCACCCACTTCCCCGAAACCCGCGAAATCTGGAGCTTCGGCTCGGGTTACGGCGGTAACGCCCTGCTGGGCAAGAAGTGCTACTCGCTGCGCATCGCGTCGGCGATGGCGCACGACGAGGGCTGGCTGGCCGAGCACATGCTGATCCTCAAGCTGATCTCCCCGGAGAACAAGGCGTATTTCGTCGCCGCCGCGTTCCCGTCGGCCTGTGGCAAGACCAACCTGGCGATGTTGCAGCCGACCATCCCCGGCTGGCGCGCTGAGACCGTCGGCGACGATATCTCTTGGATGCGTTTCGGCAAGGACGGCCGGCTGTATGCCACCAACCCGGAGTTCGGTTTCTTCGGTGTGGCACCGGGAACCAACTGGAGCTCCAACCCGAACGCGATGAAGACCGTCGCCGCCGGCAACACCGTCTTCACCAACGTCGCGCTGACCGACGAGGGCGGCGTGTGGTGGGAAGGCCTCGAGGGCGACCCGCAGCACCTGATCGACTGGAAGGGCAACGATTGGACGCCTGACTCCGACGAGAAGGCCGCCCACCCGAACTCGCGCTACTGCACCCCGATGTCGCAGTGCCCGACCCTGGCGCCGGAATGGGACGACCCCCAGGGCGTGCCGATCTCGGCCATCCTGTTCGGTGGCCGCCGCAAGACGACGGTGCCGCTGGTGACGCAGGCCCGCGACTGGCAGCACGGCGTTTTCATCGGGGCCACTTTGGGTTCCGAGCAGACCGCCGCCGCCGAGGGCAAGGTCGGCACCGTCCGCCGCGACCCGATGGCCATGCTGCCGTTCCTCGGCTACAACGTCGGCGACTACTTCGCCCACTGGATCGACCTCGGTAAGAACGCCGACGAGTCGAAGATGCCGAAGATCTTCTTCGTCAACTGGTTCCGCCGCGGCGACGACGGCCGCTTCCTGTGGCCGGGCTTCGGTGAGAACAGCCGCGTGATGAAGTGGATCATCGAGCGGGTCGAAGGCAAGGCCAACGGCGCCTCGACGCCGATCGGCATCGTGCCCAAGGCCGGTGACCTCGATCTCGAGGGACTGGACGTCGACGCGGGCGATGTCGACGAGGCGCTCGCGGTCAATATTCAGGAGTGGCGCGACGAGCTGCCCTTGATCGAGGAGTGGTTCGAGTTCGTCGGCGAGAAGTTGCCGACCGGGGTCAAGGACGAGTTCGAGGCGCTCAAGCAGCGGCTCGCTGAAAGTTCCTAA
- the trmB gene encoding tRNA (guanosine(46)-N7)-methyltransferase TrmB, with protein MSDHGRMHAQRHGGSTTPDAVAAHPYPRITSFRSRRSALTEAQQEVWDRLWPELGTQARQDGEPAPHLDTNAWFGRHAPVVLEIGCGTGTSTLGMAIAEPDIDVVAVEVYRRGLAQLLSAVDREGLTNIRLVRGDAVDVLEHMFATGELTGARVFFPDPWPKSRHHKRRLLQPSTIALIADRLRPGGVLHAATDHAGYAEQIAEAGDAEPLLQRVQPGDQLPISVQRPTTKYETKARHAGSAVTELLWLKRRRG; from the coding sequence ATGAGCGACCATGGACGGATGCATGCGCAGCGCCATGGTGGCTCAACCACGCCCGATGCCGTGGCCGCGCATCCGTATCCCCGGATCACGAGCTTCCGCTCGCGCCGCTCGGCGCTGACCGAGGCCCAACAGGAGGTGTGGGACCGGCTGTGGCCGGAGCTGGGCACGCAGGCGCGCCAGGACGGCGAGCCGGCCCCACACCTGGACACGAACGCATGGTTCGGACGCCACGCTCCTGTCGTCCTGGAGATCGGCTGCGGCACTGGCACCTCGACCCTTGGGATGGCCATCGCCGAACCCGACATCGACGTGGTGGCCGTCGAGGTCTACCGGCGCGGTCTGGCGCAGCTGCTCAGCGCCGTCGACCGCGAGGGCCTGACCAATATCCGGCTCGTCCGCGGCGACGCCGTCGATGTGCTCGAGCACATGTTCGCCACCGGCGAGCTGACCGGGGCGCGGGTGTTCTTCCCCGACCCGTGGCCCAAATCCCGCCACCACAAACGCCGGCTGCTCCAGCCGAGCACGATCGCCCTCATCGCCGACCGGTTGCGCCCGGGCGGGGTGCTGCACGCTGCCACCGACCATGCGGGTTATGCCGAGCAGATCGCCGAAGCCGGCGACGCCGAACCGCTGCTGCAGCGCGTGCAGCCCGGTGACCAGCTGCCGATCTCGGTGCAGCGCCCGACCACCAAATACGAGACGAAGGCCCGTCACGCAGGCAGCGCGGTGACCGAACTCCTGTGGTTGAAACGACGCCGGGGATGA
- a CDS encoding NYN domain-containing protein — protein MSVMEDAEAAPVLPDGDDQVVSPTVQRVLLVWDAPNLDMGLGSILGGRPTAAHRPRFDALGRWLLTRTAELSAGHPEISVEPEATVFTNIAPGSADVVRPWVEALRNVGFAVFAKPKVDEDSDVDSDMLAHIEQRRTEGLAAVLVASADGQAFRTPLEDIARAGTPAYVLGFREHASWALASDTLEFVDLEDIPGVFREPLPRIGLDSLPEQGAWLQPFRPLSSLLTSRV, from the coding sequence ATGAGTGTGATGGAAGACGCCGAAGCCGCTCCGGTGCTGCCCGACGGCGACGATCAGGTGGTGAGCCCAACGGTTCAGCGGGTACTTCTGGTCTGGGATGCGCCCAACCTGGACATGGGGCTGGGTTCCATCCTCGGCGGTCGACCCACGGCCGCACACCGGCCGCGGTTCGACGCGCTGGGGCGCTGGCTGTTGACCCGCACCGCCGAACTGTCGGCCGGCCACCCGGAGATCTCGGTGGAGCCGGAGGCAACCGTGTTCACCAACATCGCGCCCGGCAGCGCAGACGTCGTCCGCCCCTGGGTGGAGGCCCTGCGCAATGTCGGCTTCGCCGTCTTCGCCAAACCGAAGGTCGACGAGGACAGCGACGTCGACTCCGACATGCTGGCCCACATCGAGCAGCGCCGCACCGAGGGCCTGGCCGCCGTACTGGTCGCCTCCGCCGACGGGCAGGCGTTCCGCACACCACTGGAGGACATCGCTCGAGCAGGCACCCCCGCCTACGTGCTCGGATTTCGCGAACATGCCAGCTGGGCATTAGCGTCGGATACCTTGGAGTTCGTCGACCTTGAGGACATTCCTGGTGTTTTCCGAGAGCCGCTGCCGCGAATCGGCCTAGATTCGCTACCAGAGCAAGGGGCGTGGCTACAACCGTTCCGGCCGTTGTCCTCGCTACTGACATCGCGCGTGTAG
- a CDS encoding MMPL family transporter, translating to MFAWWGRTVYRYRYIVIGVMVALCLGGAVYGATLGKHVTQSGFYDNGSESVRASTLADQVYGRDRTSHVVAILTPPGNEKVTDKSWQKTVTDELDQVVKDHPDQIVGWVGWLKAPDTTDPTVNQMKTADLRQTFVSIPLKGDDDDTILKNYQTIEPALKQVNGGAIQLAGLNPLASELTGTIGTDQQRAELAIVPLVAVVLFFVFGGAVAAALPAIIGGLTIGGALGILRLTAEFGPVHFFAQPVVTMMGFGIAIDYGLFVVSRFREELAEGYDVEAAVRRSVMTSGRTVAFSSVIIVASSLPLLLIPLGFLRSITYAIIASVLLAAFLSITVLPATLAILGANVDALGVRTLLRVPFLANWSFSRRIIDWFIEKTQKTKTREEVEKGFWGRLVNVVMKRPIAFAAPIVIVMTLLIIPMGQLALGGLSEKYLPPDNPVRSAQEQFDKEFSSFRTEPLTLVIKTNNGSPVTDQQLDSLRAEAQTVSGFAGSDDPAKMWEERSAQDSGSKDPSVRVLQNGLIDSSTAPQKIQQLRALTPPRGTTVLVGGTQALAQDSILTLFDKLPLMVLILVLTTTLLMFLAFGSVVLPIKAALMSALTLGSTMGILTWMFVEGGHGSGLLNYTPQPLFAPMIGLIIAVIWGLSTDYEVFLVSRMVEARERGLSTAEAIRIGTATTGRLITGAALVLAVVVAAFAFSDLVVMKYLAFGLLIALLLDATVIRMFLVPAIMKLLGDDCWWAPRWMKRVQVRIGLGETHLTDERKRPIVRDPADSLVGAGAPVSAARRPAHDPTHPVEGRAMPRVVGRADYRTPPPQDPPSAAGTTRMPDAGEALPAAPVEAVPAKSGGQEPNQPGLTDAPTTRFSVAKNAVKNAVNTATSAARSTRPPAPPAPDREIESWLGELRGSGDRGATKPATPGTPTPPPPPSAEPTTALPPPEGATTAIPTEREPQLTDEVPPSVSAEETRAIPVSRPDQGDTEVATEKLNSRGKKEGDEQRRRGTGGGLSAADLLRREGRL from the coding sequence GTGTTCGCCTGGTGGGGTCGAACTGTGTATCGATATCGATACATCGTGATCGGTGTCATGGTCGCGCTGTGCCTCGGTGGCGCCGTATACGGGGCCACCTTGGGCAAGCATGTCACCCAGAGCGGTTTTTACGATAACGGCAGCGAGTCGGTGCGGGCCTCGACGCTCGCCGACCAGGTATACGGCCGCGACCGCACCAGTCACGTGGTCGCCATCCTGACGCCGCCGGGCAACGAGAAGGTGACTGATAAGAGCTGGCAGAAGACAGTCACCGATGAGCTCGACCAGGTGGTCAAGGACCATCCCGATCAGATCGTGGGCTGGGTCGGCTGGCTGAAAGCCCCCGACACCACCGACCCGACCGTCAATCAGATGAAGACGGCCGATCTACGTCAAACCTTCGTCAGCATCCCCCTCAAGGGAGACGACGACGACACCATCCTGAAGAACTACCAGACCATCGAGCCGGCTCTCAAGCAGGTCAACGGCGGCGCTATCCAACTCGCCGGCCTCAATCCGCTGGCCAGCGAGCTCACCGGGACTATCGGCACCGACCAGCAACGCGCCGAGCTCGCGATCGTCCCGCTGGTGGCTGTGGTGCTGTTCTTCGTCTTCGGCGGCGCCGTCGCGGCCGCGTTGCCCGCCATCATCGGTGGCCTCACCATCGGCGGGGCGCTCGGTATCCTCCGGCTGACTGCCGAGTTCGGACCGGTGCACTTCTTCGCCCAACCCGTCGTGACGATGATGGGCTTCGGCATCGCCATCGATTACGGACTATTCGTGGTCAGCAGGTTCCGAGAGGAACTTGCTGAAGGCTACGACGTCGAAGCGGCCGTACGGCGGTCGGTGATGACATCGGGCCGCACCGTTGCGTTCTCCTCGGTCATCATCGTGGCGTCCTCGCTACCGCTTCTGCTGATCCCGCTGGGCTTCCTACGGTCGATTACCTACGCGATCATCGCTTCGGTGCTGCTGGCGGCGTTCCTGTCGATCACGGTGCTGCCCGCGACCCTGGCAATACTGGGCGCCAACGTCGACGCGCTGGGGGTGCGGACTCTGCTGCGAGTCCCGTTCCTGGCCAACTGGTCGTTCTCGCGCAGGATCATCGACTGGTTCATCGAAAAAACCCAGAAGACCAAGACCCGCGAGGAGGTCGAGAAGGGTTTCTGGGGCCGCTTGGTCAATGTGGTGATGAAGCGACCCATCGCTTTTGCCGCTCCCATCGTGATCGTCATGACGTTGCTCATCATCCCGATGGGGCAGCTGGCGTTGGGCGGGCTCAGCGAGAAGTATCTGCCGCCGGACAACCCGGTGCGCAGCGCCCAAGAGCAGTTCGACAAAGAATTCTCCAGTTTCCGGACCGAACCGCTGACCCTGGTGATCAAAACCAACAACGGCTCGCCGGTCACCGACCAGCAACTCGACTCTCTTCGCGCCGAAGCACAGACGGTGTCCGGCTTCGCCGGCAGCGACGACCCGGCGAAAATGTGGGAGGAACGCTCGGCCCAGGACAGCGGATCGAAGGATCCGTCCGTACGGGTGCTTCAGAACGGCCTGATAGACAGCAGTACCGCACCCCAGAAGATCCAGCAGTTGCGCGCGTTGACCCCACCGAGGGGTACTACGGTCCTGGTCGGCGGTACCCAGGCCCTGGCACAGGACAGCATTTTGACGCTGTTCGACAAGCTGCCGCTCATGGTGCTGATCCTGGTGCTCACCACCACCCTCTTGATGTTCCTGGCGTTCGGCTCCGTGGTGCTTCCCATCAAGGCCGCATTGATGAGCGCATTGACGCTGGGCTCCACGATGGGCATTCTGACCTGGATGTTCGTCGAGGGCGGACACGGTTCAGGGCTATTGAATTACACGCCACAGCCCTTGTTCGCCCCGATGATCGGTCTGATCATCGCGGTGATCTGGGGTCTGTCCACGGACTACGAGGTGTTCCTGGTCTCCCGAATGGTGGAGGCCCGTGAGCGCGGCCTGTCCACCGCGGAGGCCATCCGGATCGGCACGGCCACCACCGGCCGACTCATCACCGGTGCCGCGCTGGTACTCGCCGTGGTGGTCGCCGCGTTCGCGTTCTCCGACCTGGTGGTGATGAAGTACCTCGCCTTCGGTCTGCTGATCGCTTTGCTGCTGGACGCCACCGTCATCCGCATGTTCCTGGTCCCGGCCATCATGAAGCTGCTGGGCGACGACTGCTGGTGGGCGCCGCGCTGGATGAAGCGCGTGCAGGTGCGGATCGGCCTCGGCGAGACCCACCTGACCGACGAGCGCAAACGCCCGATCGTGCGCGATCCGGCTGACTCACTCGTGGGTGCGGGCGCACCCGTCTCGGCGGCACGCCGCCCGGCGCACGACCCGACCCATCCCGTGGAGGGCCGGGCGATGCCTCGGGTCGTCGGCCGCGCCGACTACCGCACACCGCCGCCGCAAGACCCGCCGTCGGCGGCTGGCACCACCCGGATGCCGGATGCCGGCGAGGCACTCCCGGCGGCGCCCGTCGAGGCAGTCCCAGCCAAGTCCGGCGGGCAGGAGCCCAACCAGCCGGGATTGACTGACGCGCCGACCACCCGGTTCTCGGTGGCCAAGAATGCGGTCAAGAACGCGGTGAACACCGCGACATCGGCGGCCCGGTCGACCCGTCCGCCCGCCCCGCCGGCACCGGACCGGGAGATCGAATCCTGGCTGGGCGAGCTGCGGGGATCCGGCGACCGGGGAGCTACCAAGCCCGCGACGCCGGGTACCCCGACGCCGCCACCGCCGCCGTCGGCCGAACCCACTACGGCGCTCCCGCCCCCGGAGGGCGCCACCACGGCGATCCCGACGGAGCGCGAGCCGCAGCTGACCGACGAGGTCCCCCCCTCGGTCAGCGCCGAGGAGACCCGCGCCATCCCGGTCAGTCGGCCCGACCAGGGTGACACCGAGGTGGCCACCGAGAAGCTGAACTCACGCGGTAAGAAAGAGGGCGACGAACAGCGCCGCCGCGGCACCGGTGGCGGGCTCAGCGCGGCAGACCTGCTGCGCCGCGAAGGCCGCCTCTAA
- the fadD4 gene encoding fatty-acid--CoA ligase FadD4 encodes MQIREHAEATPDKPAVILYPSGKTVTFAQLEARANQLAHLFRQAGLREGDAVAILIENNEHFHAVMWAARRSGLYYVPINTHLTAAEAAYIIDNSAAKAVVGSAALRATLAGLGAELPNGLPPLLIITDGQLDGWLSYPECVADQPDTPIDDEIEGDLLQYSSGTTGRPKGIKRALPHLPPTEVPGMMAALVSFWMNPQAVYISPAPLYHTAPSVWSMQTLAGGITTVVLEKFDAEGCLDAIARHRVTHGQFVPVMFTRMLKLPEEVRNSYDLSSLQRIMHAAAPCPVEIKKQMIDWWGPIVDEYYASSEAIGSTLITAEDWLTHPGSVGKPMMGVLHILDEDGNELPVGQAGEIYFESGLDFEYLNDPDKTAKSRDDRGWKTVGDIGYLDEDGYLYLTDRRHHMIISGGVNIYPQEAENMLVTHPKVMDAAVFGVPDDEMGQSVKGVVQLVDPAEASEELADELSAWLRDRLAHYKCPRSISFEAQLPRTDTGKLYKQELIVKYSPAPTG; translated from the coding sequence ATGCAGATCCGCGAGCATGCCGAGGCCACTCCCGACAAGCCGGCAGTCATCCTGTATCCCTCCGGAAAAACCGTCACCTTCGCACAGTTGGAGGCGCGGGCCAACCAGCTTGCGCACCTGTTCCGACAGGCCGGGCTGCGCGAGGGCGACGCCGTCGCGATCCTGATCGAGAACAACGAACACTTCCATGCGGTGATGTGGGCGGCGCGGCGCAGCGGGTTGTACTACGTGCCGATCAATACCCACCTGACGGCGGCCGAGGCCGCGTACATCATCGACAACAGCGCGGCCAAGGCGGTCGTCGGGTCTGCCGCCCTGCGCGCCACCCTCGCCGGCCTTGGCGCTGAGCTGCCCAACGGTCTGCCACCGCTGTTGATCATCACCGACGGGCAGCTCGATGGCTGGCTGAGCTACCCCGAATGTGTTGCCGATCAGCCGGATACGCCTATCGATGACGAGATCGAGGGTGACCTGCTGCAGTACTCCTCGGGTACCACCGGGCGTCCGAAAGGTATCAAACGCGCGCTGCCTCACCTGCCGCCCACCGAGGTGCCCGGCATGATGGCCGCACTGGTCTCGTTCTGGATGAACCCGCAGGCCGTGTACATCAGCCCGGCACCGCTCTACCACACCGCGCCATCGGTGTGGTCGATGCAGACACTGGCGGGTGGAATCACCACTGTGGTGCTAGAGAAATTCGATGCGGAAGGCTGCCTCGACGCGATTGCGCGCCACCGGGTCACGCACGGTCAGTTCGTTCCGGTGATGTTCACCAGGATGCTGAAATTGCCTGAGGAAGTGCGTAACTCGTACGACTTGTCGAGTCTGCAGCGGATCATGCATGCCGCCGCGCCGTGTCCGGTCGAGATCAAGAAGCAGATGATCGACTGGTGGGGGCCGATCGTCGACGAGTACTACGCCTCTTCCGAGGCGATCGGTTCCACGTTGATCACCGCCGAGGACTGGCTCACACACCCAGGTTCGGTCGGCAAACCGATGATGGGTGTGCTGCACATCCTCGACGAGGACGGCAACGAGCTACCGGTCGGGCAGGCCGGGGAGATCTACTTCGAGAGCGGTCTCGACTTCGAGTACCTCAATGATCCTGACAAGACCGCGAAGTCGCGCGACGATCGCGGCTGGAAGACGGTCGGCGACATCGGCTACCTCGACGAGGACGGCTACCTGTATCTCACCGATCGCCGGCACCACATGATCATCTCCGGCGGAGTGAACATCTATCCGCAGGAAGCCGAGAACATGCTCGTCACTCACCCGAAGGTGATGGATGCGGCCGTGTTCGGCGTGCCCGATGACGAGATGGGGCAGAGCGTAAAGGGTGTGGTGCAGCTCGTCGACCCAGCCGAGGCGTCCGAGGAACTGGCCGATGAGTTGTCGGCCTGGTTGCGAGATCGGTTGGCGCACTACAAGTGTCCGCGATCGATTTCCTTCGAGGCGCAGCTGCCCCGCACCGACACCGGAAAGTTGTACAAGCAGGAACTGATCGTCAAGTACTCGCCCGCGCCGACGGGATAG
- a CDS encoding AI-2E family transporter — translation MPAIRASDDESVDPLVRKAAAWSWRLLVIATAIVALLVIVQRLQVIVVPVALATMLAALLLPAVDWLDRRGAPRGGAVALVLLAGFGLFGGIMTFVVSQFVSGLPGLVEQVTQSIDSLRRWLVEGPAHLSREQIDNAGNTAIKALRDNQEKLTTGALSTAATLTEIITGALLVFFTLIFLLHGGRNIYAFVTKIVPSATRERVRDAGRAGFGSLIGYVRATFLVALVDAVGIGTGLAIMGIPLALPLASLVFLGAFIPLVGAVITGFLAVIVALLAKGVVYALITLGLIIAVQQLEAHILQPLVMGRAVSIHPLAIVLAIAGGGVLAGIVGALLAVPLVAFLNSAVRVLVADDPAEEAAELEAQDGVVINSEPDVVPRERQQD, via the coding sequence ATGCCGGCCATCCGAGCTTCGGACGACGAATCCGTCGACCCCCTCGTCCGAAAGGCTGCGGCGTGGTCATGGCGTCTGCTGGTGATCGCGACCGCGATCGTGGCGCTGTTAGTGATCGTGCAACGCCTTCAGGTCATCGTCGTTCCGGTGGCCCTGGCGACCATGCTGGCCGCCCTGCTGCTGCCGGCCGTCGACTGGCTAGACCGCCGCGGTGCACCGCGTGGTGGCGCGGTGGCCCTGGTGTTGCTCGCCGGCTTCGGACTGTTCGGCGGAATCATGACTTTCGTTGTCAGCCAATTCGTTTCGGGCCTTCCCGGGCTGGTGGAGCAGGTCACCCAGAGCATCGACAGTCTGCGCCGCTGGCTCGTCGAGGGGCCGGCGCACCTGAGCCGTGAACAGATCGACAACGCCGGCAACACCGCCATCAAGGCATTGCGCGACAACCAGGAGAAGCTGACCACCGGTGCGTTATCGACGGCGGCCACGCTCACCGAGATCATCACCGGCGCACTGCTGGTGTTTTTCACGCTGATCTTCTTGTTGCACGGCGGCCGCAACATCTACGCGTTCGTCACCAAGATCGTCCCGTCGGCGACCCGCGAGCGGGTTCGCGATGCCGGGCGCGCCGGGTTCGGATCGCTGATCGGCTACGTGCGAGCCACCTTCCTGGTCGCGCTGGTGGACGCGGTCGGCATCGGCACCGGCCTGGCGATCATGGGCATCCCGCTGGCGCTGCCGCTGGCATCGCTGGTGTTCCTCGGTGCTTTCATCCCGCTGGTCGGTGCGGTGATCACCGGCTTCCTCGCCGTCATTGTGGCGCTACTGGCCAAGGGCGTGGTCTACGCCCTGATCACGCTCGGTCTGATCATCGCGGTGCAGCAGCTGGAGGCTCACATCCTGCAACCGCTGGTGATGGGTCGTGCCGTATCGATCCACCCGCTGGCGATCGTGCTGGCGATCGCAGGCGGCGGCGTGCTGGCCGGCATCGTCGGCGCCCTGCTAGCGGTCCCGTTGGTGGCCTTCCTCAACAGCGCCGTCCGCGTGCTGGTCGCCGATGACCCAGCCGAAGAGGCCGCCGAACTCGAGGCGCAGGACGGCGTCGTGATCAACTCCGAACCAGACGTCGTGCCGCGGGAACGCCAACAGGATTAG
- a CDS encoding DUF4436 domain-containing protein encodes MADGPAPQGAAPRRVQSWWRRIATVGVILAIYIGAVAGYFWIDSSAHTLEPHNLDTADATVVLLELTAIHPIDNRVDVEVVVIPQKGFLEPEFGALTTDMDVRLCPCTEFGELSYPAGKVPKVVKTSLLATGDADRWPFDTYATKTISADVVVGSGDTRRYVPARVEVSGSLYGWDIRSDRAGAASHSGGVTDNATITFSRSRGPLALIFGICLVLLMLPAMALYAAIEMLRGRKKFQPPFSTWFAAMLFAVVPIRNVLPGDPPPGSWIDEALVVWVLIALVAAIMIYLVAWARRSD; translated from the coding sequence ATGGCCGATGGGCCTGCGCCGCAGGGAGCAGCGCCGCGACGAGTCCAATCGTGGTGGCGCCGGATCGCTACTGTCGGTGTCATCCTTGCCATCTACATCGGGGCGGTGGCCGGGTACTTCTGGATTGACAGCTCGGCCCACACACTGGAGCCGCACAATCTGGATACCGCCGACGCGACCGTCGTCCTGCTGGAACTGACGGCCATTCATCCGATCGACAACCGGGTGGATGTCGAGGTCGTGGTGATACCGCAGAAGGGTTTCCTAGAGCCGGAGTTCGGCGCACTGACCACGGATATGGATGTGCGGTTGTGCCCGTGCACCGAGTTCGGTGAATTGTCCTATCCTGCGGGCAAGGTCCCCAAAGTGGTCAAGACTTCGTTGCTGGCGACCGGGGATGCGGACCGATGGCCGTTCGACACCTACGCCACCAAGACCATCAGCGCGGACGTCGTCGTCGGCTCCGGTGACACGCGCCGTTACGTTCCGGCGCGGGTGGAGGTGAGCGGATCGCTGTATGGCTGGGACATCCGCAGCGACCGTGCCGGTGCGGCCAGCCACTCGGGCGGCGTGACCGACAACGCCACTATCACGTTCTCCCGATCCCGGGGCCCGCTGGCATTGATCTTCGGGATCTGCCTGGTGCTGTTGATGTTGCCGGCGATGGCGCTCTACGCGGCGATCGAAATGCTGCGGGGCAGAAAGAAATTCCAGCCGCCGTTCTCGACGTGGTTCGCCGCCATGCTGTTCGCGGTCGTCCCGATCCGCAACGTGCTGCCCGGTGACCCGCCGCCGGGATCCTGGATCGATGAGGCGCTCGTCGTGTGGGTGCTCATTGCGCTCGTTGCGGCCATCATGATCTATCTGGTCGCCTGGGCGCGGCGCAGCGACTGA